The following proteins come from a genomic window of Citrobacter europaeus:
- the metA gene encoding homoserine O-succinyltransferase, translating into MPIRVQDELPAVNFLREENVFVMTTSRASGQEIRPLKVLILNLMPKKIETENQFLRLLSNSPLQVDVQLLRIDARESRNTPTEHLNNFYCNFEDICDQNFDGLIVTGAPLGLVEFNDVAYWPQIKQVLEWAKDHVTSTLFVCWAVQAALNILYGIPKQTRTDKLSGVYEHHILHPHALLTRGFDDAFLAPHSRYADFPAALIRDYTDLEIFAETEEGDAYLFASKDKRIAFVTGHPEYDDHTLGSEYFRDVEAGLTPEVPYNYFPKDDPQNKPRATWRSHGNLLFTNWLNYYVYQITPYDLRHMNPTLD; encoded by the coding sequence ATGCCAATTCGCGTGCAGGACGAGCTACCCGCCGTCAATTTCTTGCGTGAGGAGAACGTCTTCGTGATGACGACATCCCGCGCTTCCGGTCAGGAAATTCGTCCACTGAAGGTGCTCATCCTCAACCTGATGCCCAAGAAGATTGAAACGGAAAACCAGTTTCTGCGTTTACTCTCTAACTCACCGCTGCAGGTAGATGTTCAGCTATTGCGCATCGATGCCCGCGAGTCACGCAACACCCCAACGGAGCATCTGAATAACTTTTACTGTAATTTCGAGGATATCTGCGATCAGAACTTTGACGGACTGATTGTGACCGGCGCGCCGTTGGGCCTGGTTGAATTTAATGATGTGGCTTACTGGCCGCAGATTAAACAAGTGCTTGAATGGGCGAAAGATCATGTTACATCGACGCTATTTGTCTGTTGGGCGGTGCAAGCCGCGTTGAATATCCTGTACGGAATTCCCAAGCAAACCCGCACGGATAAGCTCTCAGGCGTCTATGAGCACCATATTCTTCACCCTCATGCGCTGCTGACGCGTGGATTTGATGATGCGTTCCTGGCCCCGCATTCGCGCTATGCCGATTTCCCTGCTGCGCTTATCCGCGACTACACCGATCTCGAGATTTTTGCTGAAACCGAAGAGGGAGATGCTTACCTGTTTGCCAGCAAAGATAAACGTATTGCCTTCGTGACGGGTCATCCTGAGTATGACGATCACACACTCGGCAGCGAATATTTTCGTGACGTCGAAGCGGGCTTAACGCCGGAAGTTCCCTATAACTATTTCCCGAAAGATGACCCACAAAACAAACCGCGGGCAACCTGGCGTAGCCACGGCAATCTGTTGTTCACCAACTGGCTCAACTATTACGTCTACCAGATCACGCCATATGATCTGCGTCACATGAATCCAACGCTGGATTAA
- a CDS encoding acetyltransferase: protein MTITIRRSRQDEGDKLVSIWCRSVDATHHFLSADYRIELEELVRSFLPEAPLWVAVTEQDEPVAFMLLTDKHIDALFVDPDVRGSGVGKLLIEHALSMSSTLTTNVNEQNEQAVGFYKKMGFNVTGRTEVDDLGRPYPLLNLERG from the coding sequence ATGACCATTACCATTCGTCGTTCGCGTCAGGACGAAGGAGATAAGTTAGTTTCTATTTGGTGTCGTTCAGTAGATGCCACACACCATTTCCTCTCTGCGGATTATCGGATTGAGCTGGAGGAGCTGGTGCGTTCATTTTTACCTGAAGCCCCTCTATGGGTTGCAGTGACAGAACAGGATGAGCCCGTCGCCTTCATGCTCCTTACCGATAAGCATATAGATGCGTTGTTTGTCGATCCGGATGTGCGTGGGAGTGGTGTGGGTAAGTTGCTGATTGAACATGCTTTATCAATGAGTTCAACGCTAACAACCAACGTTAACGAACAGAATGAGCAGGCAGTTGGATTCTATAAGAAGATGGGATTTAACGTGACGGGACGTACAGAAGTGGACGATCTCGGACGGCCGTACCCGTTACTCAACCTCGAGCGTGGGTAG